In Pseudomonas alcaliphila JAB1, a single window of DNA contains:
- the acnA gene encoding aconitate hydratase AcnA produces MPSLDSLNCRRELKVGDATYHYFSLPEAAQRLGNIDRLPKSLKVLLENLLRNEDGQTVQPQDLQAMVDWLDQRASDREIQYRPARVLMQDFTGVPAVVDLAAMRDAMAKAGGDPQRINPLSPVDLVIDHSVMVDRYASSSAFHDNVELEMQRNGERYAFLRWGQHAFDNFSVVPPGTGICHQVNLEYLARTVWTKKEDGITLAYPDTLVGTDSHTTMINGLGVLGWGVGGIEAEAAMLGQPVSMLIPEVIGFKLSGKLKEGITATDLVLTVTQMLRKKGVVGKFVEFYGDGLADLPLADRATIANMAPEYGATCGFFPVDEITLGYLRLSGRPEATVQLVEAYSKAQGLWREPGDEPLFSGSLSLDMGSVEASLAGPKRPQDRVSLGQVSQAFDDFLGLQLKPSAKEEGRLLSEGGGGTAVGGNKQSGEIDYEYDGHTHRLKDGAVVIAAITSCTNTSNPSVMMAAGLLAKKAVEKGLQRQPWVKSSLAPGSKVVTEYFNAAGLTPYLEKLGFNLVGYGCTTCIGNSGPLREPIEKAITQADLTVASVLSGNRNFEGRVHPLVKTNWLASPPLVVAYALAGSVRIDMTRDALGTGKDGQPVYLKDIWPTQAEITQAIAQVDTAMFRKEYAEVFAGDEKWQAIAVPKADTYAWQGDSTYIQHPPFFEDIAGDPPRITDIRQARILALLGDSVTTDHISPAGNIKADSPAGRYLRDNGVAQADFNSYGSRRGNHEVMMRGTFANIRIRNEMLGGEEGGNTLHVPSGEKLAIYDAAMRYQAEGTPLLIIAGKEYGTGSSRDWAAKGTNLLGVKAVIAESFERIHRSNLVGMGVLPLQFKPGTDRTSLKLTGKEVLAIEGLEGVKLRPQMPLTLIITREDGTHEEVEVLCRIDTLNEVEYFKAGGILHYVLRQMIAN; encoded by the coding sequence ATGCCCTCCCTCGATAGCCTGAACTGCCGCCGCGAACTGAAAGTCGGCGACGCCACCTACCACTACTTCAGCCTGCCCGAGGCCGCCCAGCGCCTCGGCAACATTGACCGCTTGCCCAAGTCGCTCAAGGTGCTGCTGGAAAACCTGCTGCGCAACGAAGACGGCCAGACCGTGCAGCCACAGGATCTGCAAGCCATGGTCGACTGGCTCGACCAGCGCGCCTCCGACCGCGAGATCCAGTACCGCCCGGCGCGCGTGCTGATGCAGGACTTCACCGGCGTGCCGGCGGTGGTCGACCTGGCCGCCATGCGCGACGCCATGGCCAAGGCCGGCGGCGACCCGCAGCGGATCAACCCGTTGTCGCCGGTGGATCTGGTCATCGACCACTCGGTGATGGTCGACCGCTACGCCTCCTCCAGCGCCTTCCACGACAACGTCGAGCTGGAAATGCAGCGCAACGGCGAGCGCTACGCCTTTCTGCGCTGGGGCCAACACGCCTTCGACAACTTCAGCGTGGTGCCGCCAGGCACCGGCATCTGCCACCAGGTCAACCTCGAATATCTGGCGCGCACCGTGTGGACGAAGAAGGAAGACGGTATCACCCTCGCCTACCCCGACACCCTGGTCGGTACCGACTCGCACACCACCATGATCAACGGCCTCGGCGTGCTCGGCTGGGGCGTCGGCGGCATCGAGGCGGAAGCGGCCATGCTTGGCCAGCCGGTGTCGATGCTGATTCCCGAAGTGATTGGCTTCAAGCTCAGCGGCAAGCTGAAAGAAGGCATCACCGCCACCGACCTGGTGCTCACCGTCACCCAGATGCTGCGCAAGAAGGGCGTGGTGGGCAAATTCGTCGAGTTCTACGGCGACGGCCTGGCCGACCTGCCGCTGGCCGACCGCGCCACCATCGCCAACATGGCCCCGGAATATGGCGCCACCTGCGGCTTCTTCCCGGTGGACGAGATCACTCTCGGCTACCTGCGTCTGTCCGGCCGCCCGGAGGCCACCGTGCAACTGGTCGAGGCCTACAGCAAAGCTCAGGGACTATGGCGCGAGCCAGGCGATGAGCCGCTGTTCAGCGGCAGCCTGAGCCTGGACATGGGCAGTGTCGAAGCCAGCCTGGCCGGGCCCAAGCGCCCGCAGGACCGCGTCTCGCTGGGCCAGGTCAGCCAGGCCTTCGATGACTTCCTCGGCCTGCAGCTCAAGCCAAGCGCCAAGGAAGAGGGTCGCCTGCTCAGCGAAGGCGGCGGCGGTACCGCCGTAGGCGGCAACAAGCAGAGCGGCGAAATCGACTATGAGTACGACGGCCATACCCATCGCCTGAAAGACGGCGCCGTGGTGATCGCTGCCATCACCTCCTGCACCAACACCTCCAACCCCAGCGTGATGATGGCCGCCGGCCTACTGGCCAAGAAAGCCGTGGAAAAAGGCCTGCAGCGCCAGCCCTGGGTGAAGAGCTCGCTGGCCCCCGGTTCCAAGGTGGTCACCGAGTACTTCAATGCTGCCGGCCTGACGCCCTACCTGGAGAAGCTCGGCTTCAACCTGGTGGGCTACGGCTGCACCACCTGCATCGGCAACTCCGGGCCGCTGCGCGAGCCCATCGAGAAAGCCATCACCCAGGCCGACCTGACCGTCGCCTCGGTACTGTCCGGCAACCGCAACTTCGAGGGCCGCGTGCACCCGCTGGTGAAAACCAACTGGCTGGCCTCGCCACCCCTGGTGGTGGCCTATGCCCTGGCCGGCAGCGTGCGCATCGACATGACCCGCGACGCCCTCGGCACCGGCAAGGACGGCCAACCGGTCTACCTCAAGGACATCTGGCCGACCCAGGCCGAGATCACCCAGGCCATCGCCCAGGTCGACACCGCCATGTTCCGCAAGGAATACGCCGAAGTCTTCGCCGGCGACGAGAAATGGCAGGCCATCGCCGTGCCCAAGGCCGATACCTACGCCTGGCAGGGCGACTCCACTTATATCCAGCATCCGCCGTTCTTCGAGGACATCGCCGGCGATCCGCCACGTATCACCGATATCCGCCAGGCGCGCATCCTCGCCCTGCTCGGCGACTCGGTGACCACCGACCACATCTCGCCAGCCGGCAACATCAAGGCCGACAGCCCGGCCGGGCGCTATCTGCGCGATAACGGCGTGGCCCAGGCCGACTTCAACTCCTACGGCTCGCGCCGCGGCAACCATGAAGTGATGATGCGCGGCACCTTCGCCAACATCCGCATCCGCAACGAAATGCTCGGCGGCGAGGAAGGCGGCAACACCCTGCACGTGCCCAGCGGCGAGAAGCTGGCGATCTACGACGCAGCCATGCGCTACCAGGCCGAAGGCACCCCGCTGCTGATCATCGCCGGCAAGGAATACGGCACCGGTTCCAGCCGCGACTGGGCGGCCAAGGGCACCAACCTACTGGGGGTCAAGGCGGTAATCGCCGAAAGCTTCGAGCGCATCCACCGTTCCAACCTGGTGGGTATGGGTGTGCTGCCGTTGCAGTTCAAACCCGGTACCGACCGCACCAGCCTCAAACTGACCGGCAAGGAAGTGCTGGCCATCGAAGGTCTGGAAGGCGTGAAACTGCGCCCGCAGATGCCACTGACGCTGATCATCACCCGCGAAGACGGCACCCATGAGGAAGTCGAAGTACTGTGCCGCATCGACACACTCAACGAGGTCGAGTACTTCAAGGCTGGCGGCATCCTGCACTACGTGCTGCGCCAGATGATCGCCAACTGA
- a CDS encoding PAS domain-containing methyl-accepting chemotaxis protein has translation MRNNQPVTQRERTFPAQQRLISTTDLKGQISYCNDAFVDISGFTREELLRAPHNIVRHPDVPSAVFEHMWTTLKKGRPWMGIVKNRCKNGDHYWVNAYVTPVTENNQVVGYESVRVKPTAEQVRRAETLYARINAGKSAVPASNQWLPIVQAWMPFILVSQIGFMIGHWMGSNWGFILAAMLSVPLGLAGIAWQTRGVKRLLKLAEQTTSDPLIAQMYTDSRGAEARLEMAMLSQEARLKTCLTRLQDTAEQLTLQAREADKLAHNSSAGLERQRSETEQVATAVNEMAATTLEVASNVARAAIATQEANRLTSEGRTIAAETREAIQRLSQSVGDTGETVTRLAQDSSEIGGVVDVIKGIADQTNLLALNAAIEAARAGEMGRGFAVVADEVRSLAQRTAESTEQIHALIAKLQRTAEEAVLTMEIGRKQADEGVERVLQADQALSGISDSVANIADMANQIAAAAEEQSAVADEINQNITTIAQLADQTAGEANDTAKLSEALTNTAQGQYALVERFNR, from the coding sequence ATGCGTAACAACCAGCCGGTCACTCAGCGTGAGCGCACCTTTCCTGCGCAACAACGCCTGATATCCACCACCGATCTCAAAGGACAAATCAGCTACTGCAACGACGCCTTCGTCGACATCAGCGGCTTCACGCGCGAAGAACTGCTGCGCGCGCCACACAACATCGTGCGCCACCCGGACGTTCCATCGGCCGTGTTCGAGCATATGTGGACGACCCTGAAGAAGGGCCGCCCGTGGATGGGCATCGTCAAGAACCGCTGCAAGAACGGTGACCATTACTGGGTCAACGCCTACGTCACGCCCGTGACCGAAAACAACCAGGTCGTCGGCTACGAATCCGTCCGCGTCAAACCGACCGCCGAGCAAGTCCGCCGCGCCGAAACGCTGTACGCCCGCATCAACGCCGGCAAGTCGGCCGTTCCGGCCAGCAATCAGTGGTTGCCCATCGTCCAGGCGTGGATGCCCTTCATCCTGGTCAGCCAGATCGGTTTCATGATCGGCCACTGGATGGGCAGCAACTGGGGCTTCATCCTCGCTGCCATGCTCTCCGTGCCGCTGGGTCTGGCTGGCATCGCCTGGCAGACGCGCGGCGTCAAACGCCTGCTGAAACTGGCCGAGCAAACCACCTCCGACCCGCTGATCGCACAGATGTACACCGACAGCCGCGGCGCCGAAGCACGCCTGGAAATGGCCATGCTCAGCCAGGAAGCGCGCCTGAAAACCTGCCTCACCCGCCTGCAGGACACCGCCGAACAACTGACCCTGCAAGCGCGTGAAGCCGACAAGCTGGCGCACAACAGCTCGGCCGGCCTCGAGCGCCAGCGCAGCGAGACCGAGCAGGTCGCCACCGCCGTCAACGAAATGGCCGCCACCACCCTGGAAGTCGCCAGCAACGTCGCCCGCGCCGCCATCGCCACCCAGGAAGCCAACCGCCTGACCAGCGAAGGTCGCACCATCGCCGCGGAAACCCGCGAAGCTATCCAGCGCCTGTCGCAATCGGTAGGCGATACCGGCGAAACCGTGACCCGCCTGGCCCAGGACAGCAGCGAAATCGGCGGCGTGGTCGACGTGATCAAAGGCATCGCCGACCAGACCAACCTGCTCGCCCTCAACGCCGCCATCGAAGCTGCTCGCGCCGGCGAGATGGGCCGCGGCTTCGCTGTGGTGGCTGACGAGGTGCGCTCGCTGGCGCAGCGCACCGCTGAATCCACCGAACAGATCCACGCCCTGATCGCCAAACTGCAGCGCACTGCCGAAGAGGCCGTGCTGACCATGGAAATCGGCCGCAAGCAGGCCGACGAAGGTGTCGAGCGCGTGCTGCAGGCCGATCAGGCGCTGTCCGGCATCAGCGACTCGGTGGCCAATATCGCCGACATGGCCAACCAGATCGCCGCGGCGGCGGAAGAGCAAAGCGCCGTCGCCGACGAGATCAACCAGAACATCACCACCATCGCCCAACTGGCCGACCAGACCGCCGGCGAAGCCAACGATACCGCCAAACTCAGCGAAGCCCTGACCAACACCGCACAGGGCCAATACGCCCTGGTCGAACGCTTCAACCGCTGA
- a CDS encoding IS3 family transposase (programmed frameshift) encodes MTRRSFSTDFKLEAAGLVLDQGYSVPEACKSIGVGPTALRRWVEQLRSERGGTTPPRSKALTPEQRRIQELEAQVRRLEREKEILKKGYRSLDVGLPRSVALIEALGERYPRAELCRVFGVNRSSVYDACMRRHRIDHRRVALCQLATELHLQSRGSAGARTLSAALRIQGVAVGRFLAGRLMKEARLFSTQCRKHRYRRADGESAIAANTLDRQFAVSGPNQVWCGDVTYIWAGNRWIYLAAVIDLYARRIVGWALSNRPDSQLTTRALRVAYESRGCPQQLMFHSDQGCHYTSIEFCQMLWRYRIKQSMSRRGNCWDNAPMERFFRSLKTEWMPEHGYASQGQAEADVLRYLTDYYNHQRPHSYNGYRTPAETETLAG; translated from the exons GTGACCAGAAGATCATTCAGTACAGATTTCAAACTCGAAGCAGCCGGCCTGGTTTTGGACCAGGGGTACTCTGTTCCCGAAGCCTGCAAATCGATAGGCGTAGGCCCGACTGCATTGCGTCGCTGGGTAGAGCAACTGCGCAGCGAGCGTGGCGGCACTACACCACCACGCAGCAAAGCCCTGACTCCTGAGCAAAGGCGCATACAGGAACTGGAAGCCCAGGTTCGGCGCCTGGAGCGGGAGAAAGAGATCCTAAAAAAGG GCTACCGCTCTCTTGATGTCGGACTCCCTCGATCAGTAGCGCTGATTGAGGCATTGGGCGAGCGGTATCCACGAGCCGAACTGTGCCGCGTGTTTGGCGTAAATCGCAGCAGTGTTTATGACGCTTGCATGCGACGTCATCGGATAGATCATCGACGGGTTGCTCTATGTCAGCTGGCCACTGAGCTTCATCTACAAAGTCGAGGCTCAGCTGGGGCCAGAACATTGTCAGCGGCGTTGCGGATACAAGGTGTCGCGGTGGGGCGTTTTCTGGCCGGACGCTTGATGAAAGAGGCTCGACTGTTCAGCACGCAATGCCGCAAGCATCGTTACCGCAGAGCAGATGGCGAAAGCGCCATTGCGGCCAACACACTGGATCGGCAATTCGCAGTGAGCGGCCCCAACCAAGTGTGGTGCGGTGATGTGACATACATCTGGGCGGGTAATCGCTGGATCTACCTGGCAGCAGTCATAGATTTGTATGCGCGCCGCATCGTCGGTTGGGCACTGTCCAATCGACCTGACTCGCAGCTCACGACGCGCGCGTTACGCGTGGCCTACGAGTCCCGAGGTTGCCCGCAACAGCTGATGTTTCACTCTGACCAGGGTTGCCACTACACCAGCATTGAGTTCTGCCAGATGCTCTGGCGCTACCGTATCAAGCAGAGCATGAGCCGCCGCGGTAACTGTTGGGACAACGCACCGATGGAGCGCTTTTTCAGAAGCCTGAAAACGGAGTGGATGCCGGAGCATGGCTATGCCAGCCAAGGGCAAGCTGAGGCTGATGTGCTGCGCTACCTGACGGATTACTACAACCATCAACGACCACACAGCTACAACGGATACAGAACGCCAGCGGAAACCGAAACACTGGCCGGATAA